In Halobacterium noricense, the genomic stretch ATCGAGCCGTGGACGATGCTCGCGGTGACCCCGGAGTACGCGGGGTGGACGATGCTCGCCTGCCCCTCCACGAAGACGTAGTCGTGGTCCGCGCCCGCCTCCAAGACCATGCGCTCGACCGCGCCCGCGGCGAAGTCCGAGACCACGCGGTCGACCGGAATGCCCTCGCCCTCGATGAGGATACCGGTCTGCCCGGTCGCGACGAACGCCGCGTCCATCCCCTGCTCGCGGGCGGTCTCGTAGAGCTCGCGGGTGGCGGTCATCTTCCCGACCGAGCAGTCCGTGCCCACGGTCGCGACGACCGTGGCGTCGACGCTGTCCGCGACGCCGTCCGCGACGCCCAAGTCGGCGGGCGGCTTCCGCACGTCCCAGAGTTCACAGCCGTACTCGGCGGCGAGATCCTCGAACTCCTCGTCGTCGCTGAGGAAGTAGTGGAGGCCCGAGTAGACGTCGCAGCCGCGTTCGAGGGCGTTGCGGACGTCCGGCCGCCACGACTGGTCGAACGCGCCGCCGATGGGCGAGATGCCGACGACGAGCGCGTCCACGTCGTCGGGCACGTCGCTCATCGACGCGACCACGGGCGCGTCCTGTACGTCCGGCAGGTGGTCGTTGACTCGGGTGCCGTCGTTGTCCCGGTCGAGCACCGCGACGACGTCGTAGTCGGCGTACCGGAGGACGCCCACCGCGGTCTTCGCGCGGCCGGGGAACTTCTCGTGCGCGAGGAGTGCGACTTTCATACGACGATGGAGGCCACCCGCCGTCTTAAACCTGAAGCCGAGGGCAACCCAGGCACCGTCAGGTCGACCGACAGGTCACAAAAGCGATAGCTGCACCGTCCAGAACGTGTCGTGGGCGTCGTCGAGCGCGGCTTCCGGCTTCCCGGTGGCGTCCACGGCGGCGGTGGCGTCGGCGTCGAACTCGTCCAGCAGGGTGCCCTCGCCGACGACGAACACGTGCTCGGCTTCGATGCCGTCGAGCGCGCGCTGGCACTTCTGGAGGTGTTCGGTAATCTGGCTCTCGCGGCGGCGCTCGAAGCGGTCCTGCGAGAACCCGCCCTTCGAGTGCTTGCCCTTCACGTCGCTCTCGAACCCCTCGAAGTGAACGCGCTCGGGCTGCGGCCCCTCGCCCATCTCGGCTTCGTAGACACCCAACGCGAACAGGTCCGCGCGCACGACGGCGAGCGCGTACCGCCCGGTCGGCGCGAGCCACTCGCGGTCGACCTGCACGGTCGAATCCCACGTCTCGAACGCCTCCGGCGGGTTCGGGGGGCGGAGCGCCGCGGAAAGCAACCCTTCGCGGTCACGGACGACGAGGCAGGGCGCGGCGCGCTCGACGAGCGGCGCGCGGTCGCCGAACGCCTCCCGCACGTCCTCGGGCGGGTCGTCTGGCACGTACGCCGTGAGCACGCCCTCCTCGGTGCTCTCGATGCTGTCGAGGAGCGCGACGACTCGCTCGCGGCGCTCCCCGCGGAGGTCCCGACGCCCTCTGAACTCGGGGCCGCCGTCCTCGCCGCGCAGCCGCTCGACGCGGTCCTCCAACTCGATAATCCTGTCCTCAAGTTCGTTGACGCGCTGCTCGGCCGCCTGTTTGTCACGGACGGCCTCGCTGCGGCGCTCGCCCTCCGCGTCCAGTTGCGCCTCTAGGGAGTCCTTCTCGGCTTCCAGGTCCTCGATGCGCTCCTTGAGTGCCGCGCGCCCGAGGAGTCTGTCCAGCATGGGCGAATGGCGACAGCCCGGCCGCTTAGGCGTTTCCCACCTACGGTCGGAGTGTTCGGACGGGCAGACGAAACTGGCTTGATGTGCTCGCCGATACACCCGGTAGGCCTGGTGGTCGCCGGGAGAGCAACGCTCTCCCGAGGCCTCGGAAATCGGAGATTTCCGGCGGATTGAAAGCGCGAGGCGCGCGTGGCGGCGAAGCCGCCACGTTTTGCAGCGGTTGGCGAAGCCGACCGCCCACTCGGCGAACCCCGGCGTTCGGAAGACGCTATGCGTCTTCCGCAGTCGACCGAGAGACGCCGACGGCGTCTCTCGGGATGACGAGAGGACTTCGTCCTCTCGAACCACCCATCAGAAACGCATAGCGTTTCTGAGGACGACGCAAGCACGAGAGCGAGCAACGCGAGCGAACGTGCGCAGCGAGCCGCGGGAGTGTCGTGAGTGCAACGAACGAGACCACGGAAGACGAGCACTGCGAGTCTCCCGACGGTCGAGACAGCCGAGGGCTTTCAGCTGTTCCCCCACAACTCTGCTGCTGGGAACTACTTATCTGACACTACCTTACGGCCGGGCAGTATTCAGACGGGCAGACGAAACTGCGGAGACGACTCGGCCTTGTGAAAGCCCTCGGCGCGCTCGCGGTCGTTCGCTCGCTGCGCTCCTCGTCACTCGCGACGCTCGTTCCTGTGGTGCTTACGTCGCGAAGCGACCACGCAAGCGCGAGCGCGCCTCGCCCTTTCAATCCGCCAGGAACCGGCTGGCCCGCCGGCTAAAGCTATCGTCGTCCTATGGCCGAAGCACACGAACCGCTACTCCGGGGCGCAGCAGCGCGGTCGGCGGAACCTCCATGCTGAGCACGCGGCCGTACGTGGAAGACACCTCGCCGTCCTCGTGCGCGGTGTCGACCACGCGGGAGGCGTAGCGGTCGAACAGGCGCGTCGGGAGCGAGCGCGAGCCCTCCGTGTCGTCGAACGCGAGGTCCGCGGTCGTGGCGAGCAGCCACGCGACGTCGACGACGTCGCTGGCGCTGTCGAAGAAGCGGCGTGGGAGGTCGTCGGTGCCGTCGGCGAGCGCGTGGCCGAGCAGGACGGCTTCGAGGCACGCGACGGACATCCCCTGCCCGTAGACGGGGTTGAAGCTCGCGACGGCGTCGCCGAGCACGACGAGGCCGTCAGGAAACTCGTCGAGGGCCTCGTAGCGCCGCCGGCGGTTCGACGGGAACGGGTAGTGCGCGATGTCGCCGACGACCGGTCGCGTCTCGAGAAGCTCCGCAAAGTCGTCGATAGGGAGCGTGCGCGCGAACTCGCGGAGCGCGTCGATGTCCGTCGGCGGGTCGTCGCCGTGGACGCCCTGGAGCATGACGAGCCAGCGGTCGCCCTCCACGGGAAACACGCCGCCACCGCGAGGCTGCTGGGGCGACGGTGGCACGAAGTACGCGCGCCGGTCGTCGGGCGGGCGCTCGACGACGGCGGTGGTGTACGCCACGTCCACGGTGAGTTCGTCGACCGGCGGCGCGTCGTAGCCGTGGGCTTCGAGCCACGACGGCGTCGAACTCGTGCGGCCCGTAGCGTCCACTACGAGGTCTGCTCGAAGTGATTCTGTACCGTCGCCCTCACGGATTTCGACGCCCGCCACGTCGTTCGTGCCGTCCGCGAGGTAGTCCACGAACTGCGTCTCGCCGCGGAACGTGATGCCGTCGCGGGCGGCGAGTCGCTGGCGAATCGCGTGCTCGAACAGCGGCCGGCTCGCCGAGTACAGGACTTTCGGCTGCGGCCCCGTGGCGAGCACGCCGCCCTGCTGGTAATACGTGAGGTCGGTCGTCCAGTCGAGCATCAGCCCGCCGGACTCGACGAGCATCTCGCCGTAGCCCGGGAAGAGGTCTTCGAGGGTCGCGCGCCCGGCTTCGAGGAGGACGTGGGGCTGGCGGGACTGCGGGACGCCGCGGCGCGCGCTGGCATCGTCGGGCAGCGGGTCGCGGTCGAGGACGGTCACGCGGTCGAACGCGTCGTCGAGCACACGCGCCGCGACCATGCCGGCGACGCTCGCGCCGACGACGACCGCGTGGTCGCCGACGGCGGGAATCGCGTCGGGGTCGTAGCGTGGGACGGACGCCAGCGTCACTGGTCGAGTGGTGCGTGGCGCGAGTGTTAAACGTTCCCTGTTGGCCTCAACGCTTTTGCGTTTTGTGAGGAAAGGTAACGCATAGCAATAGCACTCACGGACTGGGTCGGCGTCGACGACGCCTCGCCCGCCGAGCGGCTGGTCGTCGAGTCCGTCGTCGCGCCCGGCCCGCGGGTGTCGGCGGGCCCGGTCTCGGTGCGGGAGCTCGTGGAGCCGCACGTCCCGACGGCCGAACTCGCGTGGGAGAACGAGGAGTGAGCTTAGACCGCGCCCATGTCGAACAGGCGCGCGGCGTGGTCGCGTTTCGCGAGCAGGACTGCCTCCAGCGACGGTGGGTTCTCGACGGCTACGGTTTCGAGGACGTCCTCGGGGACGGCGAGCGTGCGCTCGGGCACGTCGTCCTCGCCGTGGACCGAGAAGTGTGCGGGGCCGATTTTCATCACGAGCGGGAGGTCTGTCCGGGAGATGCCCTCGTCGTCGGCGTAGAGCTGCTCGTTGACCCGTTCGTGGTGCCGGCTGTTGATGGCGGCGCGGTCGCCGCGCGCCGGTTCGACGTACAACCGTCCGAGGTAGTAACCGCTGGAGAACGCCTCGAACATGTATGCTAACGTTTGGCACGGGAACACATAAGCGCTCCGGCGGCCCCCGAAGTCGTCGCGCAATCCCACCGAGAGCAGACACCCTTATCCGGGCTCGCCGCTAACTCAGGGTGAAGATGGACTCGGGGGCACTGCTCGACATACTCGGCAACGAGAACCGGCGACGCATCCTCCGGCTGCTCGCGCGAAAACCCTGTTACGTCACGGAAATCTCGGAGTACCTCGGGGTCAGCCCGAAGGCGGTCATCGACCACCTCCGCCGGCTGGAGGACGCCGGCCTCGTCGAATCGGAGGTTGACGACCAGCGCCGCAAGTACTTCCACATCGCCGAGAACCTCCGGCTGGAGGTGCGGCTGTCGCCGTTCGACTTCGGCGCGAAGTCCGCCTACCCCGCGAGCGCGGACCTCGACCTGACGCGGTGCCAGCACGTCTCTATTCGCATCCGCCAGGACCGCAACGACGACGTCGCGGACCTCGCGGGGAAGCTCCAGGAGCTCAAGGACCTCGAACGCGAGCTGTCGCTGGCCCAGCGCTGGGTACAGGGCCGGCTCGCGGACGTCCAAGACCAACTCGGGGAAGCCGTCGGCGACGGGAGCGAACGCCTCTACGCGGACGTGCTCGCGGCGCTGGCGTCCGGCGAGCGCTCCGCGAGCGCGGTCGCCGCCGCCCTCGACGCCCCCGAGCCGCTCGTGGAGGGCGTCCTCGAAACGCTGCGCGAGCAGGACGTCGTCGAGCGCGCGGACGGCGAGTGGCGCATCGCCGAGTAGCACGCGAGTAGCAACCTTTTCGTCGGCGCGCCCGGAACCGTCTCGACATGAACCAAGGGGACCGCGTGCGCGTCGACCGCGACGGCACGACCCACGAGGGCGTGCTGTTGCCGTCGGCCGAACCCGACCACCTCGTCGTGAAACTCGACTCCGGCTACAACGTCGGCATCGAGCGCGACGCGGCCGACGTCGAAGTACTGGAGCGAGACGTCTACGACGTCGAGAGCGAATCCGAGGAGGAGGCCGCCTCCGAGGTCGAGTTCGACGACGACCTACCGACGATTGCGCTCATCTCCACGGGCGGCACCATCGCCTCCACCGTGGACTACCGCACGGGCGCCGTCACCGCGCAGTTCGACGCCGAGGACGTGCTGCGGGCGGTGCCGGACCTCGCGGGCCGCGCGAACTACCGCGGCCGCGTCGTGGCGAACATCCTCTCGGAGAACATGGAGCCGCCCATCTGGCAGGAGCTCGCCGACGCCGTCCGCGAGGAAATCGAGGCGGGTGCGGACGGCGTCGTCGTGATGCACGGCACGGACACCATGCAGTACTCCGCGAGCGCGCTCTCGTTCATGCTCGACACGCCCGTCCCCATCGTCTTCACGGGCAGCCAGCGCTCCGCGGACCGCCCGTCCTCGGACAACGTGATGAACGCGGTCTGCGCGGTGGAGGCCGCGAAGGCCGACGCCGCCGAAGTGATGGTCTGCATGCACGCCTCGGAGAGCGACGACCGGTGCGCGCTCCACCGCGGCACGCGCGTCCGGAAGAACCACACGAGCCGCCGGGACGCCTTCGAGACCGTCGGCGCGGAGCCGCTCGGCTACGTCGACTACGACGAGGCCAGCGAGGACGCGACCGCCGAATCCCGCGGCGTCCAATTCACGAAGGAGTACGCCGAACGCGGCGAAACCGACCTCGACAGCAGCCCCGACCTCGACTCGGACGTAGAACTCGTGAAGTTCACGCCTGGGATGGACGACGCCTTCTTCGACCTCTGCGAGGGCAAGTCCGGCGTGATTATCGAGGGGACGGGCCTCGGCCACGTGCACACGGACTTCATCGACCGCATCGAGGAACTCGTCGAGGACGGCACGACGGTCGTGATGACCAGCCAGTGTCTGGACGGCCGGGTCTGCGACCGCGTCTACGACACGGGCCGGGACCTCCTCGACGCCGGCGTCGTCGAGGGCGAAGACATGCTCCCCGGCACCGCGAAGGTGAAGCTGATGTGGGCACTGGCGAACACCGAGAGCGTCGCGGAGACGATGCGGACGCCGCTCGCGGGCGAAATTACGGACCGCTCGGTCCCGTGGGAATGACCGGAGACGTCGAGATTCGGCCCGCTGAGCTCGCGGACTACGACGACGTGGTGGCGTTCGCCAGTGACACGTGGGCCGACCGCCGTGAGGACGGCGACTACATCCCGCAGGTCTTCGAGGACTGGGTGGCCAGCGACGGCCCGCGCCAGCGAACGCTCGTCACGGACACCGGCGACGACGTCGCCGCAATCGCCCAGTTCGTCCTGCTCTCCGAGCACGAGGCGTGGGCGCAGGGGATGCGCACGAACCCCGAGTACCGCGGCCGGGGCGTCGGCTCGACACTCGTCCACGAAGGCTTCGACTGGGCGCGCAAGCAGGGCGCGACGGTCGCGCGCAACATGGTGTTCTCGTGGAACGTGATGGGGCTCGGGCACTCGCGCGCCACCGGCTTCGAACCCGCGACGGAGTTCCGCTGGGTCCACCCCGAACCCGACGCCGACGCCACCCCGAACCACGAACGCACGGCGGACGCGCACGCCGCGTGGCAGTTCTGGCAGGACAGCGTGGCCCGCGACCACCTCCGGGGGCTGACGCTCCACCCCGAGGAGTCGTGGGCGCTCTCGGAACTCACGCGCGACCGCCTTGCCGCGGCCGCCGACCGCGACGCCCTCCAGGTCGTGCAGGACGACGGGGGTACGCGAGGGTTCGCGTCCCGCTCGCGTACCTACGAACGCGAGGAGGACGGAGAAGCGCAGACGTACGCGGAGTACGGCGTCGCGGCATGGGCCGACCAATCTGCCTGTGACTCGCTGCTCGACGCGATTGCGGCGGACGCCGCGAGCGTCGACGCGGACCGCACGCGCGTGCTGATTCCCGAGACCGCGGCGGCGGTCAGCGACGTCGCGGTCACGCGCACCGAGATCGACGACGAGCCGGACTTCGTGCTGGCCGCCGACCTCACCGCCGACTACCGGGCGTAAGCGGCGACGGCAGAACGTTCTTCCGCGAGTTCAGGCGAGCCGCGCCGGGTCGCCGGCGTAGTCGACGATGCCAGGGTAGTCAGCGATGACGCCGTCCACACCCGCATCGCTGCACGTGACGGCGTCCTGCCAGTCCGTGACGGTCCACGCGTTGACGGTGCGGCCGTCGCGGTGCGCGTGCTCGACGAAGTCGGCGCTGAGGCCGTCGACGGGCGCGTGGAGCGCGCGGCAGTCGAACTCGCTGGCGCGCGTGAGCCCGCGGTCGGTGTCGAGACACAGCGCCGCCCGCGGCGTGTCCGGCAGCACTTCGGTGGCGGCTTCGAGCGCGCCGTCGAAGAAGGAGGAGAGCACGACCGGCGCGTCGCAGTCCGCGAGAGCGTCCGCGACGGATTCGACGAACGGCCGCCAGGTCGCCGCGTCCGGCCCGGAGAGGCCGAGGCGGGCGTCCTCGCTGCCGGGATTCTTCAGTTCGACGTGGAACTCCACGCCAGCAGGCACGAGGTCCGCGACGTCGGCCAGCGTCGGCACGGGTTCGCCACTATCGAGCACGTCCGCTGCTGCGAGCGTCTCGGGGTTGGCGTCCCAGACGAAGCCCTCGGCGTCGGTGACGCCGCGCGAGTCGCCGTCGCCGTCGAGGCGCTGGTCGTGGAAGACGACCGGCGTACCGTCGGCTACGGGCTGAACGTCCACTTCGATGCCGTCCGCGCGTTCGCGGGCCGCGCGGACCGCCGCCGCGGTGTTCTCGGGCGCGACGCCGGCGAATCCGCGGTGGGCGATGGTGAACATCAGCCGCCGCTCACCGGCGGGAACAGCGCGAGCTCGTCGTCCGGGTCGAGTTCCGTGTCGAGGCCGTCCGCGTGGGCGACGTTCTCGCCGTTGCGCAGGACGTTGATGTGCTCGCGAATGTCGCCGTCGTCGGTCAGCACGCGGTCCCGGAGCGCGGGGCGGTCGGCGAGCAGGGCGTCGAGGGCGTCCCCGACCGTCTCCGCCGACTCGTCGACGGTGATTCGGCGGTCGCCGCCGACCTCCGCGAGGTCCGCGAACAGCTTCCACTCCATGCACGACCCTCGGCGGCGGCGACGCATAGGTGCTACGGGGTCGGCAGCGCGTGCGGCGGGTTACTGGCTCGGCGACTCGTCGGCCGGTTCCTCGTCGGCGGCCGCGGCGGCGTCCACGCGGCGCGCGACATCGGGCCGCGCGACCACGTACAGCGTGTCGCCGGCGGCGAGCGGCCGCGACGCGCTCGGGATGGCGGAGACGCCCGCTTCGCCGCGGAATGCGACGACGGTCCCCTCCACTGTCGCGACGGTCGCGCCGTCGAGGTCGCTGCCGGCTTCGACAGTGACGACGACCATCGTCTCGTCGGCGGCCCGCAACAGGGACGCGAACTGGCGGTCCGCGCCCGGCTCGTACGGCAGCGTGAGCAGGCGGTAGTCGCCGCCCGCGAGCCTGCGGGCGTCGTACTCGTCCAGCGACAGCGTCACGGTGTCCTCGCGGGTCGCACGAATCTCGGCCGTGGCGACGCGTTCGGCGGGCTGCGTCTCCGTGCTCGGCTGCCACACCTGTACGAGGTCGCCCGGGCCGGCGGCGTTCGGCGGGTCCGCGTGCACCCCGACGGCCGCAGTTCCGGGCGGGAGCGTCGGCCCGATGCCGGCGGTGCGGCTGCCGAGCGCGAGGTAGGTCGCGGTGCCGTCGTCGGCGAGTTCGACGTCGACGTAGCCCACGTCGTAGTCGTCTTTCAGTCGCGTGACGACGCGCTCGCGGAGCTCCTCGACGGTGAGCCGGCGCGGGAAGATGAGCGTCTTCCCCGCCAGCTCGGCTTTGACGTCGTCGGCGACCGGGTCGTAGCCCTCGATGTCCGCGATTTCCTCGGGGAGTTCGACCGCGACCGCGCGCCCCACGGCTTTCACGAGCCGGCCGACGTCGCCCTCGAGTTCGCGGACGCCGGTCGCGGCCAGAATCTGGACGCCGACGCGGTCGCCACCGCGGCGGGCGGCCGGCGCGACCAGCAGCGCGGCCCCGAACACGGCGAGGTTGAACACGACGGCGTCGAGGGAGAGCACGTCCGTGCGGCCGGCGATGGCCTGCCCGAGCGCGACCCGCGTGTTGAGGTAGAACGCGACCACGGAGACGTTCACGAGCAGCGCCACGCCCGAGGGGAGTTCCTGCCGGAAGTACCACCGGAACGCGGCCGCGAGCACGGCGACCGCGACCCCGGCCGCGAGGATGACGCCGCCGCCCTGCGCGAGTTCGGTCGTCGACACCGGCATCACTTCGCCACCTCCTCGAAGGCGTCGAGTTCACGGCGCGGCCCGGCGACGAACAGCTCGTCGCCGGCCGACAGCGCGACGTCGCCGGTCGGAGCGACCGTCCACGAGCCGTCGTGGCGGCCCGCCAGCACCGTGACGCCGTACGTCTCCCGCACGTTCGCTTCGCCGAGCGTGGTGTCCACGACGGGAGTGTCCGCGCGGAGCGTGAGCCGGCGGACGCGCTGGCCGCCGCGGCGCAACAGTCCGAGAAGTTCGTACTCGCGGCGGGTACCGCGAGCGCGCACGACGATGCGCGTGCGGTCGGCGGCGAGCAGGGACTCTGCGTCCGGCCGCTGCACGGCGACGGTGACGCGGCCCTCACCACCAGTCGTCGTCGGCGCGGGCGTCGCCGCGGGTTCGGTCTCCGCCGACTCCTCTGCCGCGGGTGTGGTCGGGTCCGCTGCGGGTTTCCCGCCGGACTTCGCGGAGACGACGGTGCCGTCGACGCGCTCCTCGCCCGCCAGCACCGAGACCTCGTCGCCGCGCGCGATGCCCGTAGGGACGAGCGCGCTCACCGACACCGCGCGCTTCCCGACCGGCGTGCGCTTGGAGACGCCCGCGGCGGGCGGCGCTGCGGCGACGGTCGCGCGGCCGTGCTCGTCGACGGTGACGGACGCCTCCTCGACGTCGAAGTCCGACCGCAGGCGGTCGGCGAACCGCGTCTCCAGCTCCGAGAGCGGGAGGTCAGCGGGGAAGCGCCACTCCGCGTCGTGAATCGACGCGCGCAGCGACTCCGGCAGCGGCGGGTAGCCTTCGAGGTCGCGGACGCCGCCGACGACGCTCACCGTGACCTCGTTGCGGCCGCCGACGAACTCGATGGCGTCGGTGTGGAGCGTGCGCTCGCGCAGCGACTTCAGGCTGAGCCGACGCGGGAGCGACGCGCCCATCTTGTCGCCGACCGAGTGCGTGTAGAACGTCAGCATCGCGACGACCAGCAGCGCCACCACCAGCGTCGTCGAATTCGCCGCCTGCGTGATTGTCGGGTCCGCGAACGCGAGGAAGCCGCCGTTGACCCCCGCGAGCGCGACGCCCAGCACCACGACACCGAACGCGGGCACGGAGAGCCCGGTGACGTACCGGAAGAGGAAGCCGAACCCGAACGACACCAGCGCCGGAATCACGCCAGCCAGCAGCCCGAGATAGATGCCGTGCAGCGCCTGCACGGGAGTGGAAGTCATACGACCGAGCACTCGCGCCCGGGACAAAACGCTACCGACGCGTGCCGTTGACGTTAAGACGGGGCACCACGCGCGTGGATGTATGGACGTACCGGGCGTGAAGCGAGTGACCGGACGGGTGGCTGTCGCGTTGACCCTCGCGGTCGCCGCGCTGTCGGTCGGCGTCGGCATCCTCGGCATCGTCGACCCGACCGCGAACTTCGGACCGTTCGCCCAGTACATTCCGCCCGCAATCAGTCAGACCGCGGGGTTCACCGGCTCGCTCACCGGCTTCCTGATGGTGATGAGCGCGTTCGGGCTGCGCCGCGGCCTCCGGGCGGCGTGGTACTCGACGATGGTGTTGCTCCCGGTCACCGCCGGCCAGGGGCTCGTGCAGGCGACGCCGTACTCGGTGCCGCTGGTCGTGCTGTCATTCGTCGCGTTCCCCGTGCTCGCCGTCGCGCGCAGCCGCTTCGACGAGCCGATTTCGCTGTCCACGAGCGCGGTCGCGGCGGGCGGCGCGCTCGCCGGCGTGCAGGCGTACGGCACCATCGGGACGTACGCGCTCCGCGGCGAGCGCGGGTTCACGGGCGTGAACACGATGCTGGACGCGTTCTACTACACGCTCGTCACCTCCAGCACCGTCGGCTACGGCGACGTCACCCCGACCACGCAGGAGGCGCGGCTGTTCTCGCTGTCCGTGCTCGTACTCGGCACCGCGAGTTTCGCCATCGCGCTCGGCGCGCTGCTCGGCCCCGCCCTCGAAGCCCGGTTCGCGAGCGCCCTCGGACGCATGACACAGAGCGACCTAGAGTCCCTCGACGGCCACGTGGTCGTCGCGGGCTACGGCGACCTGACGGAACCGATTCTGAGCGAACTCGCCGCCAGCGGCCGCCAGCTCATCGTGTTGACCGCCAGCGACGGTGACGCGTCCGCGCTCCGCGAGCGCGACGTGAACGTACTCGTCGGCGACCCCACCGACGAGGAAACCCTCGACCGCGCGGGCGTCGAACGCGCGCGAGCGGTCGTCGCGGCGACCAACGACGACGGCGAGGACGCGCTCGCGGTGCTCACCGTCCGCGAGAGCCACCCCGACGTACGCGTCGTCGCCGCCGCCACGGAGCAGGAGAACGAGCCGAAGCTCCGGCGCGCGGGTGCGGACGTCGTCATCAGCCCCGCGGTCATCGGCGGCCGGCTGCTCGCACGCTCCGCACTCGGCGACGAGAACGCTGAACAGGAGGCCGCCGACGTGGGCGACGAAGTGTAGTCAGGCGGTGTGGACGACCGCGATGTCCGTGTCGAGGTCGCGGACGCGCTCGTAGGTCGGCCGCGAGAAGAACTTCGAGGCGGCCGAGCGGTCGGTGCTCGCGCCGAGGAACACGAGGTCGTAGTGGGCGTCGTTTCGCTCGACGAACGCCTCGATTGACGACCGCGAGACGCGCGTCTCGCAGCGCGTGCCCACGGTCTCCGTGAGGTTCGCGAGCATCGACTCGGTGCGGCGGCGCTCGCGCTCGGTGTCGATGCACGAACAGACGCTGATGGAGCCGTTCCGGCCGGCGAGGCGCTCGGCGTAGTCAAGCATCGCGTGTGCGACGTTGGAGGCGCTGCGCACGGGGACCATGATGCGCTTCCAGCGCGTGCGCTCGCCGGTCGACTGGAGCGCGACGACGTCGACGTCGCTCCCGAACAGCGTCCGCAGGAACGGTGTCAGCGTGCCGTCCTCGTCGCACTCGAAGGGCGTGACGACGAGGTCGCAGTTCGCTTCGTCGGCAGTCGAGAGCACCGTCCCCGCAGGGTTGGCGTTCGCCACCGCGACCGCCACGTCGCACGGGACGCCGACGCTCGTCTCGATGCGCGCGGCCTGCTG encodes the following:
- a CDS encoding NAD-binding protein — protein: MDVPGVKRVTGRVAVALTLAVAALSVGVGILGIVDPTANFGPFAQYIPPAISQTAGFTGSLTGFLMVMSAFGLRRGLRAAWYSTMVLLPVTAGQGLVQATPYSVPLVVLSFVAFPVLAVARSRFDEPISLSTSAVAAGGALAGVQAYGTIGTYALRGERGFTGVNTMLDAFYYTLVTSSTVGYGDVTPTTQEARLFSLSVLVLGTASFAIALGALLGPALEARFASALGRMTQSDLESLDGHVVVAGYGDLTEPILSELAASGRQLIVLTASDGDASALRERDVNVLVGDPTDEETLDRAGVERARAVVAATNDDGEDALAVLTVRESHPDVRVVAAATEQENEPKLRRAGADVVISPAVIGGRLLARSALGDENAEQEAADVGDEV
- a CDS encoding potassium channel family protein, with translation MTSTPVQALHGIYLGLLAGVIPALVSFGFGFLFRYVTGLSVPAFGVVVLGVALAGVNGGFLAFADPTITQAANSTTLVVALLVVAMLTFYTHSVGDKMGASLPRRLSLKSLRERTLHTDAIEFVGGRNEVTVSVVGGVRDLEGYPPLPESLRASIHDAEWRFPADLPLSELETRFADRLRSDFDVEEASVTVDEHGRATVAAAPPAAGVSKRTPVGKRAVSVSALVPTGIARGDEVSVLAGEERVDGTVVSAKSGGKPAADPTTPAAEESAETEPAATPAPTTTGGEGRVTVAVQRPDAESLLAADRTRIVVRARGTRREYELLGLLRRGGQRVRRLTLRADTPVVDTTLGEANVRETYGVTVLAGRHDGSWTVAPTGDVALSAGDELFVAGPRRELDAFEEVAK
- a CDS encoding potassium transporter TrkA; amino-acid sequence: MPVSTTELAQGGGVILAAGVAVAVLAAAFRWYFRQELPSGVALLVNVSVVAFYLNTRVALGQAIAGRTDVLSLDAVVFNLAVFGAALLVAPAARRGGDRVGVQILAATGVRELEGDVGRLVKAVGRAVAVELPEEIADIEGYDPVADDVKAELAGKTLIFPRRLTVEELRERVVTRLKDDYDVGYVDVELADDGTATYLALGSRTAGIGPTLPPGTAAVGVHADPPNAAGPGDLVQVWQPSTETQPAERVATAEIRATREDTVTLSLDEYDARRLAGGDYRLLTLPYEPGADRQFASLLRAADETMVVVTVEAGSDLDGATVATVEGTVVAFRGEAGVSAIPSASRPLAAGDTLYVVARPDVARRVDAAAAADEEPADESPSQ